Within the Tachysurus fulvidraco isolate hzauxx_2018 chromosome 3, HZAU_PFXX_2.0, whole genome shotgun sequence genome, the region CACTTTATACGTGCCCCAGTTTTTGCGACATTTAAGCTGCTGGACAAGACAGCTTTAAGAACATTGTGCTATCAAGTGGTTCACTGTTATCTCAATCATTGCAAACATCCCAAGTCCTGTGGCTGCAAAAAAGCTTAAATTATCACCTTTTTTACAACCATGCTTCACAGATCATTTGGGGTGTTTTTGATGATAGACTATGTTTGATTCTGGACATGGTGACCAAACATCTCCAGCTGGGTCTCATCCATCCAAAGGATATAGTTGTAGTTTGTTCAGATACAATATAAGAAAATAGAGTTATAAAAAAGCTATGCTGCCATATTCTTGTTGGAGAGAAATGACTCCTAGCCTTCCTTTCATGAAAACCACAATTGTTCTTGCCTTTCTCTGATTGTGTTGTCAGGAAGGTCTGAAGGTCACATATTGTACTTTCTGTATATCTCTGAGCATTAAATGCTCTGACATTGAACTGATTTTGCTGGGTTTCTCAATCCTAGGAAGATTTGTAACTGTCTTGAAGACTCTTCTTTTGTAAACACTTCTCACTGTAGAATGACGAATAGAGATGGccatatttaaatttacatttacatttacagcatttggcagacgcccttatccagagcgacgtacataagtgcttaaatctccatataaaattatatatatatataattgtatataatctTCATATAACCCTTTCAAGATTGACGAGCCGCTGCCTCTCTGAGGCATGACTAATGTCTGATGACCTTTCTTTTTGGCatgatgtagacacacacacacagaactttcCAAAACTGTGAAACGTTTTGCTTTTATGGAGGTAGTCAGACTTCTTGATTTTGTACAATTTGTTAGTAACACGTGACTGCTAATTACTCTCATAATGATTGTAAAACTACTAATGGTTTTCTTATTGTTTCCTACTTGGTTTGTGAACATTGGTTTGGTGGTCACATCATGACATCCATTGATGTCAATTGagcttattttgtttatttttagaacCTGGTGAGGACCACACAATTGTTATTTGGGCCCTGCTAAAAGAATTGAAGGAGGGTTTATTTTTCTGCCATAACTGTGTTAACAGCTTTAGTGTCTTTGTCAGTAATTCTTGGTTCATGCACACACTGGCATGTTAGAATTCTGACCCTCAGTGCAGTCATAGTGATGATCAGAACATAAAAGAATGAACGCCACATTATATCTGTGATGTCTGTTGGTTTTTATGGCAGGTTGCATGGTTTTCACATTTGCTACTGCAGTCACTATGTGTGTAGCAGACTGGAAATTCCCCTTAACTACTGAATGCATATAAGAGCTCATTAAAGAAACTTGTGCACCATGGAATATTCCAGGGCTGAGTAACCACAAAATACATCAGATATTCAATTTCTTGTACTTGGGGCAGGAACAGGCTTAAGTTAGCCAAGTTAACGTAATTGTTACACATTTCAAAAACTTGTGTCTCAACTCTCGGTACTCTTCACACCCAGCATACGCTTCTAGGTGCCATAGCAAACAGCTGTCTGTTCTCATTGTTACTATTAAGCTTACCGTCACCCGAGGTGCTCATCGACACACTTTCATTGACCAGTTTAGATTTTACCATAACAATTTATGCTAACATTTTTAGCGTAACTTAAAACGGCTTCTGTTGATAACTTTGCTATTAGTATTCAGCTTGGAAATGAGTACACAAGAAAACTCCCCTAGTTCCAGAGAGAAACTGCAGGTGACCAGAACACGCAGAACTGCAGAATCAGCATGAAGAAAGCATTTTGGGGTATTGTGGTTTcatgggaagtggtagctcagtggtagctcagtggttatgatgttaaaattatgttaaatgttatatatgtatttgcattttgtcatactgtttttgtttttaaaaggacATCTAACCTAACAGCATTAAATGAGGCTGATTTCTTTTTCTAGATCAACTTCTACAGTGGCATCTTCCTCCTGGCCTGCATCAGTCTTGATCGATATTTTTCTGTAATTCATGCGGTGCAGATGTACTCACGCACAAAACCATTACGTGTGCAACTCAGCTGCATGGCTGTTTggttcttctgttttcttctctctATCCCTGACTTAATGTACCTGAAGGCTGAAAACGACCCGAGACGTGGCACAAAAATTGAGTGTGATCACCATTACCCATCTACTACACTCCGTCTGGCATCACGTGTGCTCTACCACGTGTTGGGCTTTTTGTTTCCTGCTGTGGTTCTGCTCTACTGTTATTCTCGTGTTCTGCTGCGCCTGCAGTGTGGCTCTCAGGGTGTGCAGAAGCAAAGGGCTGTGCGAGTTGTCCTTGCCTTAGTGATGGCATTTTTCATCACCTGGACACCATATAACATCTCCCTGCTGGTGGACACTGTCTATAACCACCAgagcaacaacaataacacaaccTGTGCGACCAACATAGTGATGGACATCGCCCTAGCTACCACCTCCACTCTGGGGTACATGCACTGCTGTGTGAACCCGGTGCTCTATGCATTTGTCGGGGTAAAATTTCGGCGCCATCTGCTGGACATGATAAAGCCGATCAGATGCAGGATGCAGACCCGTGTGGACACCCTGTCTCGCAAGAGCTCTGTGTGGTCTGCAGACACATCACAAACATCAGCCTTCTGATGTGGCAGTACACTCTCTCTGCAGTACACTGAAGCAAATTTGGATTCATGCATCAAGTTTTGAATATAACAACTACAAATATTAGCTGAAGATTCTCAAAACTTTGCTGACAAATTATTTTCctcaaacaaagaaataatacaATGAAATCATAATACACTGTTCTTTATTATGTCAAATAGGGTTCattaaaaactaacaaaaacaaaaagtagaACATCCATACAAACtgaatttttatcattttattttaatgaacttGAGAAATTCTCAAAcaacatattatataataataacatattcaAGAATAATAAGTACACAAACCAAGAAAGGAAAAGGTTTGTTTATGACCTTTTGATCATATGATAGTGACTGGtcatttatttgtaatcatAGATGAATTATAGAAATTTCAGGGAAGTACATGGTTAATCCATTTCTCAACAGCTCATGCTTGTCTAGAAAGATGTATGCTGCATAATCTAATATTTTTTTGGCCTGGTCTGGAAAAGTTCAGACCAGGCACAGACCTAAAGGCTCTTTAGACAACAAAATATCTGTAGATTAGCCTAGGTGTACCATGCTTTCTTTCCTTGATCTCATTATTAATTTCCTTAGTCAGTGTTGTATTTACTGATAGAGTAGATAAATTAGTTTCTACTATTACTATTAGTGTGTTAAAAAGAAAGtattacagaaacatttttcCCATGGAGATGACTAATTTCATGACAACAGGAAATTCAACAGTCTACAATTTCTGAAGAAATGCCAAGACTGAATAACGACACCGCAGAAGAAGATAAAAGGGTTGATCTGACATTGCTCTAAGAATGAATGGATCATCCTAAAGCTAAAAGACTTTACAAAAATTGAGACAATCTGATTTTGTTAGCTCAAGAAGTACATCATTGCAAAACGCAATTTTCTTATCCTTCCTATGTTTTTGCAAAAACTCATGAGCAAATgatttgacaaaaaaacaaacaaacaaaaaaaaacaacctgagGCTAAATGTGTCAGAACatcatgtatatatttttttaaaatagtgcAGCTAAATGTTTATATGcttatgcatatgtgtgtattttccaTCACACATCTCAGTTGTAATAAACCACATTTACAGACAAAAAAGTCCTGATGTACAATGCTAGtgtatttcatttcctttcatttcatttcattggggaagtcatggcctaagggttagagagtctgactcctaaccctaaggtcgTGGGTTCAAGTTTCGGGcaagccacgactgaggtgcccttgagcaaggcactgaacccaaATCCCATGGCGCCGTAGCATAAATGGCctcccactgctccgggtgtgtgtgtgtgtgtgtgtgtgtgtgtgtgtgcgcgcacactgctgtgtgtgtgcaaactttggatgggttaaacgcagagaacaaattctgagtatgggtcaccatacttagccgtatgtcacgtcactttcacaatTTCACTTTCATTGTGCACTTTCTAACAGAGCTGTAGATGGCAGTATCAGGCATATTATAGCTATTAGGTTTAAATACCAGCAAATAGTGCAGCACAGCCTACTCCTAGTGATAAACGTTTATAAGAGCATTTATATACAAGagtagaaaaaatataaatcttatttataaatgtaaattgttaTTGTATTTCATACTCACTTTTGGTTGCTTAAGATGTTTTcagtaaaagattaaataaagacTTTATTGTTGGTATAAACAGACATATGGCTCTCATCCTGGGTTGTGCTTAGGCAACTTAACAAATATATACGCTAATTGCACAGTTAGTTAACAAAGATTTATAAACaccattgtacacacacacacacacacacacacacacacacacacacacacacacacacacacacacacacacacacacacacacacagagctcttaAAATCATCATGTAACATTCAATCTGCAGTTGTCATTTTGCAAGTTAAAGCTGCCTCAGTGCAAAAGTTCACTTTACAGAGAACAGGAACTGCAATGTGAAAACTGAggctcttttttcttccttaccaaGAAATGTCAGACTTCCGGTGCCAAACCTGCATTTCCTCAGAAATAAACTTtacctttcttttcattttaagaCATCCAGCTTTCCTGCAATGATTACTTCAGTAGTATACAGTAAAGTTcacttttgtatttgtttataacattataattaAGGACTATAATTCACCATAATgtcttcacatttatttattcttaatgaaCTGCATCTCTTTCCTCTTTTAAACATCCTCATGTGGACATATAGCCCACAGGAAGGACAAAAActctttctgtgtttaaagGCACTCCATTAAAAATAGCTTTCACATGTTACATAACACCATACCAAAGAAAATCCCCAAAAAGCCCTTTTTCCAGAACAACTGACATGCGTTACGCAATACTGAAAAACCCACTGACTGTAAAGGGGAAAGCACATGACTGGCTCACAAGCAGAgcatctagaaaaaaaaatcatgatgtcAGAGagtaaaatcattattattcagCGGTTCTTGCAAGCAAATGTAAGAGCATGAACTCATTACCATGTGACAGAccaacagacaaaacaaaatcataCATAGTTTAcactatattaaaataaaacatacagaacAGGTTACATTTGACCCATATAACCCTGTAAGtgatatattattgtatatcaGCATATAGTAATGACAATAATGCTCCTTATAAGGatttcaattttaaatataaatttcaaaTTACATTATTCTAACCTTGTTAatgtataacaaacacacacacccctcaacAATACTTCAAAAATGGGAATTAACAAGTCACACCCAGGAAATGAAAAACAGCTTTCACACTTCTtctaacaaacagaaaaagaaaataaataaaaaaataaaaaaaataaaaaaattataggaCATATGACAATGTTATGCATATTATAAACCTTTTAGTtggactttaaaaaaataaaaattttatatatatatatatatatatatatatatatatatatatatatatatatatatatatatatatatatttcgttattattattagtacatctttacaaaaatatatatataaaaaatgtagaaaataagaAACTAAAATCAGAAATTAAAAAGGCAACCATGTGCTTTTAAAATCACTTTAGTTTTCACCACAGTTTTTTCAAAGAAAAAGCGAAAGGTTTACAGAAAATGCTGGGATACTGCAGAGCACTATGCTACAGCACATCCTAAAAGGTTAGAATTTAATTCTAAACTTGAACATACACAAAGGTTATTATTTGTGACACATATCCGCACATGGAGACTCATTTATCAACTGTGTATAAGCATAGATTTGTGCATACACTGTGCACACATTTCTATGTACTGAATATGATTTATCAAGACTTTCTTGTACATGAGGATATGCAGTGATTTATGCACACTCCCGAGCAAGCACATACGCAGGAAACCATTGAGTTAGAAAAGTGGAGCCACAGGTTAACTGGTTATGATTAGTCCCAATTGTATCAGAATAACGGACGGAGTAATTATTGATTCCGGTGCTCGCAGGATGCACACAAGTGACAGAcaacatgcaaaataaaattgtataaaatggaTGTAAATATGGATTAGGATGATGCCTTCCTTAAAGATCGCGCACACACAACTTTTTAGAAGGAAGTATTGTGCTATAGTGCAGGAGAAAAGTGCAGGACAATTTGCTGCGAATAAACTATTTTAGCTTTACTTCACATTCGAAATAGTTAACTCTGTCATTGTACCTTTCTTAAACCATGCCTTAACTATTGAGTggataaatacagtatgtgaccACTTATGTAAAACCTTATCTTGTGCAAAAAATCCATAATGCATTTCCCATCAGTATCATACTAAAAATGCTGATTAAATGACACACAATATTTCTGCaagctgctgtttttttctgtttctacaaGCAGGATGATTTGTAAAGCGTCATCATGTCTtcacatttatttcttcttaatGAACTGCATCTCTTTCCTCTTTTAAACATCTTCATGTGGACATATAGCCCACAGGAAGTACAAAAACTCTTTCTGTGTTTAAGGGCACTCCATTAAAAATAGCTTTCACATGTTACATAACACCATACCAAATGAAATCCCAAAAAAAAGCCCTTTTTCCAGAACAACTGACATGCGTTACGCAATACTGAAAAACCCACTGACTGTAAATGGGAAAGCACATGCCTGGCTCACAAGCAGAGCTtctaggaaaaaaaatcatgatgtcAGAGagtaaaatcattattattcagtGGTTCTTGCAAGTAAATGTAAGAGCATGAACTCATTACCGTGTGACAGACCAATAGACAAAACATAATCCTAGAAATAGCTACATAGTTTAcactatattaaaataaaacatacagaacAGGTTACATTTGACCCATATAACCCTGTAAGtgatatattattgtatataagCATATAGTAAAGACAGTAATGCTCCTTATAAGGatttcaattttaaatataaatttcaaaTTACATTATTCTAACCTTGTTAatgtataacaaacacacacacccctcaacAATACTTCAAAAATGGGAATTAACAAGTCACACCCAGgaaatgtataatgtaaatatgGATTAAGATGATGCCTTTCTTGATGCTTTTCTTATTTTAGCTTTACTTCACATTTGAAATAGTTAACTCTATGTCATTGTACTTTCTTAAACCATGCCTTAACCttcttatttgtatttttgctgcATCAACAACCAATGAGGCGATAAATAAAGTATGTGACCATTTATGTAAAACCTTATCTTGTGCAAAAAAATCCATAATGTGTTTCCCATCAGTATCATATACTAAAAATGCTGATTAAATTACATGAGTTGTAAAGTGTCTTTAAATTTTTAACCCTATATGGTCATTTAGGagtttatgtgagtgtgtgtatatatgtccTTTTAGCTGTGTGTATGAGCATGTACTAGAGGTTATTACACACAAACCTAGAACAATGCTTTGCTACATTATgctaaatgagaccccaggatCATGTATTCGGCTACTGAAGACTTACTCAACAAGGTCCCCTCATCCATcctgggaaaaaaatcaaagcatTTGATCATTCTGTTgctgtatattattattcactGGTTGTAGTTCTCCATTTTCCTCCTGTGGGACAGACATAGCACTGTAAATATCTCTTGAATCCCATAGGAAATAATTCCCACTGTCCACTGCACAGTTACCACATTTCATGGTAGTTAAAGTCCAGTGTCTGAATTTTTCTGAAAAGCCTAAATAGATCATAGGGTTCAAGCAGGAGTGAAGTAAACCTAAAACAGCTGTGCTTTTCACTGCAGTCCACGTTTGATTTTCACAACGTTCCGTGGGTTTTCTGGATGAAGGACGGAAAGTGTCCACTAGCAGAGCAATGTTGTAAGGTGTCCATGTGATGAAAAAGACTAACACTAGAACAAAAGTGACTTGCACGGCTCTCTGCTTCGGTATACCCATTTCTGGTCTGCAATGTGGCAAGACACGGATGAAAACGTAGAGCAGCACTATGACAGGAAGTAAAAAACCTAACACATGGAACAGCAAACGAGAAGCCAAACATGATTCTTTAGATGAGTACTTATACAAACACTTGGTATTATCCTCTTGTTCAGAGTCACTTGCTGAGTACAGGTACATCCAATCTGGAATGGTGAGAAGAAGACAAAAGATCCAAACAGCCAGGCAGATGAGCTGCACCACGCAGAGTCTTGTGTGTGAGCACATTTGTGTTGTGTGAACTATAGAAATGTACAGATTCAAGCTGATGCAGACCAGCAGGAAGATACTGCAGTAGAAGTTAATCTATggagaaagaaggaaataaaaatcttttcatttgACAATGTACCTTTACACAGTGATGCTACCTGCTTAAAACTTACATTCAAAGAAGATGAACATTTTAAGACATTTGGGATGCAGTATTGGTACAAATATCTGATTAGGGTGTATAACTGACTGAAAAATGGTCagattttccaaataaaaaaagatttctctGGTTTTTGGTCTCTGGTTCACTTCACATATACCCACAACTATGCAAAAACAGAGTAAAGGAGTGGGGGAAGTGAAAGCAAGAGAGAACATAAGTGATAGAGTGCATATGGCTTATTGCTGAAATTAAACAGGACCAAACTCAAACAACATTGAATTACTTCTGGCATATTTAGGCTTAATTCGTGCTATCTATGTCTTCAAAActtcatatacatatatgaaGAACCAGAAATTGGAGTATCATTGTGGTTTGCATAAATGATAAATGCTATTGATATTGTATTAATAGTGAAAATATTTGAAAGCATACACAATATCAATATCAAGCACTATAAATATCACTGCATATCAAATAACCAGTGTTTATCATTTATGCAAACCACAAAAGGGATTACTTCCCTACCTTAAATAGAACTCCTGTCAGCTTGCAGAGTCCAGAGTCGAAGCTCCACCCTGTCACAGCATCCACTGCCAACAATGGCATGGTGAGGAGCAGCAGCACGTCAGCCACACTCAGGTGAAGCACAAAAACATCTGTTATGCTCCAGTTATGCCTCTTCTGCCACAGCACAACCAGCACCAGCACATTACCAATCAGTCCAAGTATCAGTGCCACAGAGTACAGAATGGGGACGAATATAGCCAGAACGGATCTCCTAACGTTGCATTCATCTTTGTATTCATAGTCGCTGTAGTCGAAGGTGCTGTTGTGTTCAAACAGCCCGTGCAAATCGAGCTgcatatttaacaataaaaaagacaGCAATATGTAATCAGAGAAGAGCACTGCATGAAAagtatgtgtgatgtgatgggtGTGGGTTTATGTGAAAGTATTTAACACCAGTCACATGTCACATGATTGGGTTTCCCAATCTGAGTCAACTAGTTAAAGAGAGCTTCCTGAGTATGAGGATGTAACAGCTGACCACAATTGAAAAAACAATATGAGATAAACAAATGCATCCACCCAAAGTGTGCTTATATAGTTTCAtattaaatagttttatttcACAGTACACTTcctgaaaaaaatttaaatctatTTCATGTAGTGACTGGTGACCTCTTTAAGCACATTACAAATTTGTCTGTAGTGTGCAgaatttgtgttgtgtttagagACTCTGATACTGAACTGTTAAAACAGAGTTGCATTGTTTTACTTTCATTATTACTGTGAACTGGTTTTGTTTGACACTGATGACACAGGGGATAATGTGATAATGTAGTCACAATGATGTCCAATAGGAGAAATATGTTGGTTCTCAAACATGTAGtgacatattatttatttatttaggctCAGCTTACCAAATTACAACATGTCAAACACAACAGTAACTAGAATCGAGTGTTCATTGACATATGAGAGCTGGTGACATGCATCAACATGAATGATATTAACTATTGGTGACTTGATCTGGCCTGGTTTC harbors:
- the cxcr3.1 gene encoding C-X-C chemokine receptor type 3.1; translation: METFTFKGLQNISESYDYNYTDADCCGEVCDQHTSMHFEAIFTPILYSVAFVLGMMGNGLVLVVLCQKRRTWSVTDVFVLHLSVADILLLLTMPLWAVNAMYGWSFGTQLCKLAGALFKINFYSGIFLLACISLDRYFSVIHAVQMYSRTKPLRVQLSCMAVWFFCFLLSIPDLMYLKAENDPRRGTKIECDHHYPSTTLRLASRVLYHVLGFLFPAVVLLYCYSRVLLRLQCGSQGVQKQRAVRVVLALVMAFFITWTPYNISLLVDTVYNHQSNNNNTTCATNIVMDIALATTSTLGYMHCCVNPVLYAFVGVKFRRHLLDMIKPIRCRMQTRVDTLSRKSSVWSADTSQTSAF
- the LOC113642942 gene encoding C-X-C chemokine receptor type 3-like, translating into MDEGLDLHGLFEHNSTFDYSDYEYKDECNVRRSVLAIFVPILYSVALILGLIGNVLVLVVLWQKRHNWSITDVFVLHLSVADVLLLLTMPLLAVDAVTGWSFDSGLCKLTGVLFKINFYCSIFLLVCISLNLYISIVHTTQMCSHTRLCVVQLICLAVWIFCLLLTIPDWMYLYSASDSEQEDNTKCLYKYSSKESCLASRLLFHVLGFLLPVIVLLYVFIRVLPHCRPEMGIPKQRAVQVTFVLVLVFFITWTPYNIALLVDTFRPSSRKPTERCENQTWTAVKSTAVLGLLHSCLNPMIYLGFSEKFRHWTLTTMKCGNCAVDSGNYFLWDSRDIYSAMSVPQEENGELQPVNNNIQQQNDQML